A stretch of Rhinopithecus roxellana isolate Shanxi Qingling chromosome 12, ASM756505v1, whole genome shotgun sequence DNA encodes these proteins:
- the PLK3 gene encoding serine/threonine-protein kinase PLK3 — protein sequence MEPATSFPSPRPFQRAAAEPAPPAGPGPPPSALPGPELEMLAGLPTSDPGRLITDPRSGRTYFKGRLLGKGGFARCYEATDTETGSAYAVKVIPQSRVAKPHQREKILNEIELHRDLQHRHIVRFSHHFEDADNIYIFLELCSRKSLAHIWKARHTLLEPEVRYYLRQILSGLKYLHQRGILHRDLKLGNFFITENMELKVGDFGLAARLEPPEQRKKTICGTPNYVAPEVLLRQGHGPEADVWSLGCVMYTLLCGSPPFETADLKETYRCIKQVHYTLPASLSLPARQLLAAILRASPRDRPSIDQILRHDFFTKGYTPDRLPISSCVTVPDLTPPNPARSLFAKVTKSLFGRKKNKSKNHAQERDEVSCLVSGLMRTSVGHQDARPEAPAASGPAPVSLVETAPEDSSPRGTLASSGDGFEEGLTVATVVESALCALRNCVAFMPPAEQNPAPLAQPEPLVWVSKWVDYSNKFGFGYQLSSRRVAVLFNDGTHMALSANRKTVHYNPTSTKHFSFSVGAVPRALQPQLGILRYFTSYMEQHLMKGGDLPSVEEVEVPAPPLLLQWVKTDQALLMLFSDGTVQVNFYGDHTKLILSGWEPLLVTFVARNRSACTYLASHLRQLGCSPDLRQRLRYALRLLRDRSPA from the exons ATGGAGCCCGCCACCAGTTTCCCGTCCCCGCGCCCCTTCCAGCGTGCGGCCGCCGAGCCCGCTCCCCCGGCCGGGCCCGGGCCGCCTCCGAGTGCCTTGCCCGGACCTGAGCTGGAGATGCTGGCCGGGCTACCAACGTCAGACCCCGGGCGCCTCATCACGGACCCGCGCAGCGGCCGCACCTACTTCAAAGGCCGCTTGTTGGGCAAG GGGGGCTTCGCCCGCTGCTACGAGGCCACTGACACAGAGACTGGCAGCGCCTATGCTGTCAAAGTCATCCCGCAGAGCCGCGTCGCCAAGCCGCATCAGCGTGAGAAG ATCCTAAATGAGATTGAGCTGCACCGAGACCTGCAACACCGCCACATCGTGCGTTTTTCGCACCACTTTGAGGACGCTGACAACATCTACATTTTCCTGGAGCTCTGCAGTCGAAAG TCCCTGGCCCACATCTGGAAGGCCCGGCACACCCTGTTGGAGCCAGAAGTGCGCTACTACCTGCGGCAGATCCTTTCCGGCCTCAAGTACTTGCACCAGCGCGGCATCTTGCACCGGGACCTCAAGTTGG GAAATTTTTTCATCACTGAGAACATGGAACTGAAGGTGGGGGATTTTGGGCTGGCAGCCCGGTTGGAGCCTCCGGAGCAGAGGAAGAA GACCATCTGTGGCACCCCCAACTATGTGGCTCCAGAAGTGCTACTGAGACAGGGCCACGGGCCCGAGGCGGATGTGTGGTCACTGGGCTGTGTCAT GTACACGCTGCTCTGCGGGAGCCCTCCCTTTGAGACAGCTGACCTGAAGGAGACGTACCGCTGCATCAAGCAGGTTCACTACACGCTACCTGCCAGCCTCTCACTGCCTGCTCGGCAGCTCCTGGCTGCCATCCTTCGGGCCTCCCCCCGAGACCGCCCCTCTATTGACCAGATCCTGCGCCATGACTTCTTTACCAAG GGCTACACCCCCGATCGACTCCCTATCAGCAGCTGCGTGACAGTCCCAGACCTGACACCCCCCAACCCGGCTAGGAGTCTGTTTGCCAAAGTTACCAAGAGCCTCTTTGGCAGAAAGAAGAACAAGA GTAAGAATCATGCCCAGGAGAGGGACGAGGTCTCCTGTTTGGTAAGCGGCCTCATGCGCACGTCGGTTGGCCATCAGGATGCCAGGCCAGAG GCTCCAGCAGCTTCTGGCCCAGCCCCTGTCAGCCTGGTAGAGACAGCACCTGAGGACAGCTCACCCCGTGGGACACTGGCAAGCAGTGGAGATG GATTTGAAGAAGGTCTGACTGTGGCCACAGTAGTAGAGTCAGCCCTCTGTGCGCTGAGAAACTGTGTGGCCTTCATGCCCCCAG CGGAACAGAACCCAGCCCCGCTGGCCCAGCCAGAGCCTTTGGTGTGGGTCAGCAAGTGGGTTGACTACTCCAATAAGTTCGGCTTTGGGTATCAACTGTCCAGCCGCCGTGTGGCTGTGCTCTTCAACGATGGCACACATATGGCCCTGTCAGCTAACAGAAA GACTGTGCACTACAACCCCACCAGCACAAAGCACTTCTCCTTCTCCGTGGGTGCTGTGCCCCGGGCCCTGCAGCCTCAGCTGGGTATCCTGCGGTACTTCACCTCCTACATGGAGCAGCACCTCATGAAG GGTGGAGATCTGCCCAGTGTGGAAGAGGTAGAGGTACCTGCTCCACCCTTGCTGCTGCAGTGGGTCAAGACGGATCAGGCTCTCCTCATGCTGTTTAGTGATGGCACTGTCCAG GTGAACTTCTACGGGGATCACACCAAGCTGATTCTCAGTGGCTGGGAGCCCCTCCTTGTGACTTTTGTAGCCCGAAATCGTAGTGCTTGTACTTACCTCGCTTCCCACCTTCGGCAGCTGGGCTGCTCTCCAGACCTGCGGCAGCGACTCCGCTATGCTCTGCGCCTGCTCCGGGACCGCAGCCCAGCCTAG
- the TCTEX1D4 gene encoding tctex1 domain-containing protein 4 isoform X1 gives MLTVTGLSAPRNPGSLVLSDPLVLKHSRSMASRPLPPGRQEEENAKDYGPKPSPVQPRGRLPSIDEARPAGPGPGPASRRGSMLGLAASFSRRNSLAGPGAGPGGRQPSLGQVPPLGSRVSFSGLPLAPARRVAPSYRAEPVPGERWEAARAQRALEAALSAGLRDACYSSAEAARLVQELCEQVHVRLRELSLPRYKLVCSVVLGPRAGQGVHVVSRALWDVARDGLASVSYTNTSLFAVATVHGLYCE, from the exons ATGCTCACAGTAACAGGGCTCTCAG CACCTaggaacccaggcagcctggtaCTATCTGATCCACTTGTTCTAAAACACAG CAGGTCCATGGCCAGCAGGCCTCTGCCCCCGGGACGCCAGGAGGAGGAGAATGCCAAAGACTACGGGCCGAAACCCTCACCAGTGCAGCCCCGAGGCCGCCTGCCCAGCATTGATGAGGCGCGACCGGCAGGTCCAGGTCCTGGCCCGGCCTCTCGCCGGGGCTCCATGCTGGGCCTGGCCGCGTCCTTCTCCCGTCGCAACTCGCTGGCCGGGCCAGGCGCGGGTCCTGGGGGTCGGCAGCCATCCCTGGGCCAGGTGCCCCCTCTGGGCTCACGGGTCAGCTTCTCAGGGTTGCCTCTGGCGCCCGCCCGTCGGGTGGCGCCCTCCTACCGCGCGGAGCCGGTGCCCGGGGAGCGCTGGGAGGCTGCGCGCGCACAGCGTGCCCTGGAGGCGGCACTGTCCGCAGGGCTGCGCGACGCGTGCTACTCCAGCGCCGAGGCCGCGCGGCTGGTGCAGGAGCTCTGCGAGCAGGTGCACGTTCGCCTGCGCGAGCTCAGCCTGCCGCGCTACAAGCTGGTGTGCAGCGTGGTGCTGGGGCCGCGCGCGGGCCAGGGCGTTCACGTGGTCAGCCGCGCGCTCTGGGACGTGGCGCGCGACGGGCTGGCCTCGGTCTCTTACACCAACACCTCGCTCTTCGCGGTGGCCACGGTCCACGGGCTCTACTGCGAGTGA
- the TCTEX1D4 gene encoding tctex1 domain-containing protein 4 isoform X2, with translation MASRPLPPGRQEEENAKDYGPKPSPVQPRGRLPSIDEARPAGPGPGPASRRGSMLGLAASFSRRNSLAGPGAGPGGRQPSLGQVPPLGSRVSFSGLPLAPARRVAPSYRAEPVPGERWEAARAQRALEAALSAGLRDACYSSAEAARLVQELCEQVHVRLRELSLPRYKLVCSVVLGPRAGQGVHVVSRALWDVARDGLASVSYTNTSLFAVATVHGLYCE, from the coding sequence ATGGCCAGCAGGCCTCTGCCCCCGGGACGCCAGGAGGAGGAGAATGCCAAAGACTACGGGCCGAAACCCTCACCAGTGCAGCCCCGAGGCCGCCTGCCCAGCATTGATGAGGCGCGACCGGCAGGTCCAGGTCCTGGCCCGGCCTCTCGCCGGGGCTCCATGCTGGGCCTGGCCGCGTCCTTCTCCCGTCGCAACTCGCTGGCCGGGCCAGGCGCGGGTCCTGGGGGTCGGCAGCCATCCCTGGGCCAGGTGCCCCCTCTGGGCTCACGGGTCAGCTTCTCAGGGTTGCCTCTGGCGCCCGCCCGTCGGGTGGCGCCCTCCTACCGCGCGGAGCCGGTGCCCGGGGAGCGCTGGGAGGCTGCGCGCGCACAGCGTGCCCTGGAGGCGGCACTGTCCGCAGGGCTGCGCGACGCGTGCTACTCCAGCGCCGAGGCCGCGCGGCTGGTGCAGGAGCTCTGCGAGCAGGTGCACGTTCGCCTGCGCGAGCTCAGCCTGCCGCGCTACAAGCTGGTGTGCAGCGTGGTGCTGGGGCCGCGCGCGGGCCAGGGCGTTCACGTGGTCAGCCGCGCGCTCTGGGACGTGGCGCGCGACGGGCTGGCCTCGGTCTCTTACACCAACACCTCGCTCTTCGCGGTGGCCACGGTCCACGGGCTCTACTGCGAGTGA
- the BTBD19 gene encoding BTB/POZ domain-containing protein 19 produces the protein MEPLGLVVHGKAEPFSAALRSLVNNPRYSDVRFVVGQEQQEVFAHRCLLACRCNFFQRLLGTEPGPGVPSPVVLSTVPTEAFLAVLEFLYTNSVKLHRHSVLEVLTAAVEYGLEELRELCLQFVVKVLDVELVCEALQVAVTFGLGPLQERCVAFIEAHSQEALRSQGFLELSAAALLPLLRSDKLCVDEAELVRAARSWARVGAAVLERPVAEVAAPVVKELRLALLAPAELSALEEQNRQEPLIPVEQIVEAWKCHALRRGDEARGAPCRRRRGTLPREHHRFLDLSFK, from the exons ATGGAGCCCCTGGGACTGGTCGTGCATGGGAAAGCTGAACCTTTTTCCGCAGCACTCCGAAGCCTCGTCAACAACCCACGATACAG TGATGTTCGCTTCGTGGTCGGTCAAGAACAGCAGGAGGTATTTGCCCATCGGTGCTTGTTGGCCTGTAGATGCAACTTCTTCCAGCGACTTCTGGGCACAGAGCCAGGCCCCGGGGTGCCTAGTCCTGTGGTGCTAAGCACTGTGCCAACTGAGGCCTTCCTGGCAGTGCTGGAgttcctatataccaacagtgtCAAGCTTCACCGTCACTCT GTGCTAGAAGTGCTGACAGCGGCTGTGGAATATGGGCTGGAGGAACTGAGAGAG CTGTGCCTGCAGTTTGTGGTGAAGGTGCTGGATGTGGAGTTGGTTTGTGAGGCCCTGCAG GTGGCCGTAACCTTTGGCCTGGGGCCGCTGCAGGAGCGCTGCGTGGCTTTCATAGAGGCCCACAGCCAG GAGGCCCTCAGGTCCCAAGGCTTCCTGGAGCTGTCAGCGGCCGCGCTGCTGCCCCTACTCCGCAGCGACAAACTCTGCGTGGACGAGGCTGAACTGGTCCGCGCGGCCCGGAGCTGGGCGCGCGTGGGCGCG GCAGTGCTGGAGAGGCCGGTGGCCGAGGTGGCGGCCCCGGTGGTGAAAGAGCTGAGACTAGCCTTGCTGGCCCCGGCGGAGCTGAGCGCCCTGGAAGAGCAGAACCGGCAGGAACCACTCATCCCG GTGGAGCAGATTGTGGAGGCGTGGAAATGCCATGCCCTGCGGAGAGGGGATGAGGCCCGGGGCGCCCCGTGTCGCCGCCGGAGAGGCACCCTGCCCCGGGAGCATCACCGCTTTCTGGACCTGTCCTTTAAATGA
- the PTCH2 gene encoding protein patched homolog 2, whose amino-acid sequence MTRSPPLRELPPSYTPPARTAAPQILAGSLKAPLWLRAYFQGLLFSLGCGIQRHCGKVLFLGLLAFGALALGLRVAIIETNLEQLWVEVGSRVSQELHYTKEKLGEEAAYTSQMLIQTARQEGENILTPEALGLHLQAALTASKVQVSLYGKSWDLNKICYKSGVPLIENGMIERMIEKLFPCVILTPLDCFWEGAKLQGGSAYLPGRPDIQWTNLDPEQLLEELGPFASLEGFRELLDKAQVGQAYVGRPCLHPDDLHCPPSAPNHHSRQAPNVAHELSGGCHGFSHKFMHWQEELLLGGMARDPQGQLLRAEALQSTFLLMSPRQLYEHFRGDYQTHDIGWSEEQAGTVLQAWQRRFVQLAQEALPENTSQQIHAFSSTTLDDILHAFSEVSAARVVGGYLLMLAYACVTMLRWDCAQSQGAVGLAGVLLVALAVASGLGLCALLGITFNAATTQVLPFLALGIGVDDVFLLAHAFTEALPGTPLQERMGECLQRTGTSVVLTSINNMAAFLMAALIPIPALRAFSLQAAIVVGCTFVAVMLVFPAILSLDLRRRHCQRLDVLCCFSSPCSARVIQILPQELGDETVPVGIAHLTATVQAFTHCEASSQHVVTILPPQAHLVPPPSDPLGSEVFSPGGSTRDLLGQEEEPRQKAACKSLPCAHWNLAHFARYQFAPLLLQSHAKAIVLVLFGALLGLSLYGATLVQDGLALTDVVPRGTKEHAFLSAQLRYFSLYEVALVTQGGFDYAHSQRALFDLHQRFSSLKAVLPPPAAQAPRTWLHYYRSWLQGIQAAFDQDWASGRITRHSYRNGSEDGALAYKLLIQTGDAQEPLDFSQLTTKKLVDREGLIPPELFYMGLTVWVSSDPLGLAASQANFYPPPPEWLHDKYDTTGENLRIPPAQPLEFAQFPFLLRGLQKTADFVEAIEGARAACAEASQAGVHAYPSGSPFLFWEQYLGLRRCFLLAVCILLVCTFLVCALLLLNPWTAGLIVLVLAMMTVELFGIMGFLGIKLSAIPVVILVASVGIGVEFTVHVALGFLTTQGSRNLRAARALEHTFAPVTDGAISTLLGLLMLAGSHFDFIVRYFFAALTVLTLLGLLHGLVLLPVLLSILGPPPEVIQIYKESPEVLSPPAPQGGGLRWGPSPSLPQSFARVTTSMTVAIHPPPLPGAYIHSASDEHPWSPAATSSGNLSSRGPGPATG is encoded by the exons TGGGCAGCCGGGTGAGCCAGGAGCTGCATTACACCAAGGAGAAGCTAGGAGAGGAGGCTGCATACACCTCTCAGATGCTGATACAGACCGCACGGCAGGAGGGAGAGAACATCCTCACGCCCGAAGCACttggcctccacctccaggcaGCCCTCACTGCCAGTAAAGTCCAAGTATCACTCTATGGGAA GTCCTGGGATTTGAACAAAATCTGCTACAAGTCAGGAGTTCCCCTTATTGAAAATGGAATGATTGAGCGG ATGATTGAGAAGCTGTTTCCGTGCGTGATCCTCACTCCCCTCGACTGCTTCTGGGAGGGAGCCAAACTCCAAGGGGGCTCCGCCTACCTGCC TGGCCGTCCGGATATCCAGTGGACCAACCTGGATCCAGAACAGCTGCTGGAGGAGCTGGGTCCCTTTGCCTCCCTTGAGGGCTTCCGGGAGCTGCTAGACAAGGCACAGGTGGGCCAGGCCTATGTGGGGCGGCCCTGTCTACACCCTGATGACCTCCACTGCCCACCTAGTGCCCCCAACCATCACAGCAGGCAG GCTCCCAATGTGGCTCACGAGCTGAGCGGGGGCTGCCATGGCTTCTCCCACAAATTCATGCACTGGCAGGAGGAACTGCTGCTGGGAGGCATGGCCAGAGACCCCCAGGGACAGCTGCTGAG GGCAGAGGCCCTGCAGAGCACCTTCTTGCTGATGAGTCCCCGCCAACTGTACGAGCATTTCCGGGGTGACTATCAGACGCATGACATTGGCTGGAGTGAGGAGCAGGCTGGCACAGTGCTACAAGCCTGGCAGCGGCGCTTTGTGCAG CTGGCCCAGGAGGCTCTGCCTGAGAACACTTCCCAGCAGATCCACGCCTTCTCCTCCACCACCCTGGACGACATCCTGCATGCGTTCTCTGAAGTCAGCGCTGCCCGTGTGGTGGGAGGCTATCTGCTCATG CTGGCCTATGCCTGTGTGACGATGCTACGATGGGACTGCGCCCAGTCCCAGGGTGCTGTGGGCCTTGCCGGGGTACTGCTGGTGGCCCTGGCGGTGGCCTCAGGCCTTGGGCTCTGTGCCCTGCTTGGCATCACCTTCAATGCTGCCACTACCCAG GTGCTGCCCTTCTTGGCTCTGGGAATCGGCGTGGATGACGTATTCCTGCTGGCGCACGCCTTCACAGAGGCTCTGCCTGGCACCCCTCTCCAG GAGCGCATGGGCGAGTGTCTGCAGCGCACAGGCACCAGTGTTGTACTCACATCCATCAACAACATGGCTGCCTTCCTCATGGCTGCCCTCATTCCCATCCCTGCGCTGCGAGCCTTCTCCCTACAG GCGGCCATAGTGGTTGGCTGCACCTTTGTAGCCGTGATGCTTGTCTTCCCAGCCATCCTCAGCCTGGACCTACGGCGGCGCCACTGCCAGCGCCTCGATGTGCTCTGCTGCTTCTCCAG TCCCTGCTCTGCTCGGGTGATTCAGATCCTGCCCCAGGAGCTGGGGGATGAGACGGTTCCAGTGGGCATTGCCCACCTCACTGCCACAGTTCAAGCCTTTACACACTGTGAAGCCAGCAGCCAGCATGTGGTCACCATCCTGCCTCCCCAAGCCCACCTGGTGCCCCCACCTTCTGACCCACTGGGCTCTGAGGTCTTCAGCCCTGGAGGGTCCACACGGGACCTTCTAGGCCAGGAGGAGGAGCCAAGGCAGAAGGCAGCCTGCAAGTCCCTGCCCTGTGCCCACTGGAATCTTGCCCATTTTGCCCGCTACCAGTTTGCCCCCTTGCTGCTGCAGTCACATGCCAAG GCCATTGTGCTGGTGCTCTTTGGCGCTCTTCTGGGCCTGAGCCTCTATGGAGCCACCTTGGTGCAAGACGGCCTGGCCCTGACGGATGTAGTGCCCCGGGGCACCAAGGAGCATGCCTTCCTGAGCGCCCAGCTCAGGTACTTCTCCCTGTACGAGGTGGCCCTGGTGACCCAGGGTGGCTTTGACTACGCCCACTCCCAACGCGCCCTCTTTGATCTGCACCAGCGCTTCAGTTCCCTCAAGGCAGTGCTGCCCCCACCGGCCGCCCAGGCACCCCGCACCTGGCTGCACTATTACCGCAGCTGGCTACAGG GAATCCAGGCTGCCTTTGACCAGGACTGGGCTTCTGGGCGCATCACCCGCCACTCGTACCGCAATGGCTCTGAGGATGGGGCCCTGGCCTACAAGCTGCTCATCCAGACTGGAGACGCCCAGGAGCCTCTGGATTTCAGCCAG CTGACCACAAAGAAGCTGGTAGACAGAGAGGGACTGATTCCACCCGAGCTCTTCTACATGGGGCTGACCGTGTGGGTGAGCAGTGACCCCCTGGGTCTGGCAGCCTCACAGGCCAACTTCTACCCCCCACCTCCTGAATGGCTGCATGACAAATACGACACCACGGGGGAGAACCTTCGCA TCCCACCAGCTCAGCCCTTGGAGTTTGCCCAGTTCCCCTTCCTGCTGCGTGGCCTCCAGAAGACTGCAGACTTTGTGGAGGCCATTGAGGGGGCCCGGGCAGCATGTGCAGAGGccagccaggctggggtgcacgcCTATCCCAGTGGCTCCCCGTTCCTCTTCTGGGAGCAGTATCTGGGCCTGCGGCGCTGCTTCCTTCTGGCTGTCTGCATCCTGCTGGTGTGCACATTCCTCGTCTGTGCCCTGCTGCTCCTCAACCCCTGGACGGCTGGCCTCATA GTGCTGGTCCTGGCGATGATGACGGTGGAGCTCTTTGGTATCATGGGTTTCCTTGGCATCAAGCTGAGTGCCATCCCCGTGGTGATCCTCGTGGCCTCTGTAGGCATCGGTGTTGAGTTCACAGTCCATGTGGCTCTG GGCTTTCTGACCACCCAGGGCAGCCGGAACCTGCGGGCCGCCCGTGCCCTCGAGCACACATTTGCCCCCGTGACTGATGGGGCCATCTCCACATTGCTGGGTCTGCTCATGCTTGCTGGTTCCCACTTTGACTTCATTGTAAG GTACTTCTTTGCGGCACTGACGGTGCTCACGCTCCTGGGCCTCCTCCATGGACTTGTGCTGCTGCCTGTGCTGCTGTCCATCCTGGGCCCGCCACCAGAG GTGATACAGATATACAAGGAAAGCCCAGAGGTCCTGAGTCCACCAGCTCCACAGGGAGGCGGGCTTAGGTGGGGGCcatccccctccctgccccagagCTTTGCCAGAGTGACTACCTCCATGACCGTGGCCATCCACCCACCCCCCCTGCCTGGTGCCTACATCCATTCAGCCTCTGATGAGCATCCTTGGTCCCCTGCTGCCACCAGCTCTGGCAACCTCAGTTCCAGGGGACCAGGTCCAGCCACTGGGTGA